The Epilithonimonas zeae genome contains the following window.
TTGCTCAGGGCTCAACCAAAGTGGGAAATCTCCTGCAGTGTTCTCTATCAAAATAGCAATGAAACGTTCCATAGAACCAAATGGCGCTCTGTGAATCATCACTGGTCTGTGCTTTTCGTTATCATTACCGTTGTACCAAAGGTCAAATCTCTCTGGCAAATTGTAATCAACTTGGATTGTTCCTAACTGCCAGCTTCTTCCCAAGGCATCTTTTACCATAAAATCTAGCTTAGGACCATAGAAAGCCGCTTCGCCATATTCGGTTACAGTTTTAAGGCCTTTTGATTTCGCAGCAGTTACGATAGCATTTTCTGCTTTCTCCCAATTCTCATCGGAACCGATATATTTTTCTCTATTTTCTGGGTCTCTCAAAGAAATCTGAGCTGTAAAATCAGCAAATCCAAGCGAACCAAAAACATATAAAACTAAGTCAATAACTTTTTCAAATTCCTGCAACAATTGGTCTGGTGTACAGAAAAGGTGCGCATCATCCTGAGTAAATCCACGAACTCTTGTCAAGCCGTGTAATTCTCCGGATTGCTCATATCTGTAAACGGTTCCAAATTCAGCATAACGTTTTGGCAAGTCTTTGTAAGACCATTGTTGTGCTTTGTAAATTTCGCAGTGGTGTGGGCAGTTCATTGGTTTCAACAAAAACTCTTCACCCTCATTTGGAGTTTTGATTGGTTGGAAACTATCTGCACCATATTTGTCCCAATGTCCGGAAGTTACATATAATTCTTTTGCTCCAATGTGTGGAGAAATTACAAATTCGTAACCTTGTTTTTTCTGAGCTTCTGATAAGAAGTTTTCTAATTTCTTTCTCAATGCTGCTCCTTTTGGTAACCAAAGTGGAAGACCTGCACCAACTTTCTCAGAAAATGCAAAAATTCCTAATTCTTTACCCAATTTTCTGTGGTCTCTTCTTTTCGCTTCTTCTAATCTTTCAAGATATTCTGTAAGCTCTTTTTGTTTAGGAAAAGAGATTCCGTAAACTCTTGTCAATTGAGGGTTTTTCTCATCGCCTCTCCAATAAGCACCAGCGGCATTAAGGATTTTAACAGCTTTCACAATTCCTGTTGATGGGATGTGACCACCTCTACAAAGGTCTGTGAAATTATCGTGAGTCACGAAAGTGATTTCGCCATCAGGAAGATTTTCAATCAATTCTGTTTTGAAAGGATTGTCTGCATATTCCTTCAAAGCTTCTGCTTTAGAAACTTCACGCAGGTTGAAAGTAGAATTTTTCTTAGCGTTTTCTAAGATTTTTTTCTCCAATTTCTCAAAGTCTTTTTCAGACAAAGGCTCTCCTCCGAAATCCACATCATAGTAGAATCCGTTAGCGATTGCAGGCCCGATTGTAAGCTTCGCATTAGGATAAAACTCCATAATTGCCTGAGCCAACAAGTGAGCAGAAGAATGCCAGAATGCTTTTTTTCCCATATCGTCATTCCACGTCAAAAGCTGCACTGTAGAATCCTCCGTTATCGTGGTTTCTACTTCTGTCTGTTGTCCGTTTACGATAGCAGAAATCGTGTTTCTTGCCAAACCGTCACTGATACTTTGCGCAACTTGTAGTGGAGTAACTGCTCCTTCATATTCTCTGATGCTGCCATCAGGAAGTGTAATTTTTAGCATAATGGTTTAAAAAATTAATGTTTGCAAAAATAGTGATTTTTAAAGAAAGAATAATGTTATTTTAGTTTAACTTTTTCCTTAATTATCTCTATCACATCTACATTCCTCACTTTGGAAGTTACCCATCCGTGGATATCGATGTACATCAGCGTTCGTTTGTCGTATTTGTTTTGAGAAGAAATTTCCAATTCTTTCTCAAATTCATTAAAGGCAATGGCTTGTTCTTTTGGATTTCTATCATTGATTTTCTTGAAGAAATCAACAATGCCAAAATGTAAATCACCCGGATTTTTCATCTTTTTTGCAAACTTCATCGTTGCTTTTACAAAGTCATCATAATCATCATCAAAGCCAGATTCAAATTTTGCCATTAGCATTAAAATTCGTGTATGAAACAATAAATCTTCCTGAACATTGCCTTTGGAATTAATGATTTTTTGTCCATATTTTACCGTATTCTGATAATTTTTGCTTCCGAAAAACATTGCTGCGATTTTCAAATAAAGAACCAGAAAATGATGTTCGTCTATCTTATCACGATGTTTCTCCATTTTTAACTCCAATTCAGGAATCATTTTTGTGCCGTTGAAAAAATCACCTTTGATGAAATAGAGGTTCATTTTGGTGTTATAATAATTAAGGAAAATCAAAGATTGAGAATTCTCATTATGAATGAAAGCATCTGATTTTACAATACTTTCAAATTTTTCAAACCTTTTCTCAATGCCTTTGATACTTCCGTAAATAAATAATGTTTTAAATAGATAAGTATTCCCTTTGATGTACCAAACAGGGTGATTTTTTATCATTTCCAGATTCTGATGGAAAAGTTCTACCCATTGATAAGCGTATTTTATCGTGTACTTATAATCCTGAAGCAACTGATTTTTCCAAACGTGCGCTTTGTAATACCAAAGTTTTTCTGTGAAATTTAATTTTTTTAAATCAATATTTTTGATGTTGCTATCAAAGAAATTAAGAATATTCTCACGGTCATTATCATTTTTAATATAGCCGTGCGTCAGCATTTCGCTGTATAATTTCAATGATAGATTGGAAAGTTGAGTGGCGTAACTGTTTTGTTTGTTGATTTCTGTCGATTGCAAAATCAATTCATCTGCACGTCCATCGATACTTCTTGTAATGAATTGAGATTCAATAACCTTTTCGAGTTCAATGATTTCAGAAGCGATGCTTTTTTCGTCTAAATCTAATGCAGATTGTTTGGCTTTGTCAAGAATCTTCAGAGCTTGTTTATATAATCCTTTTTGGTATAAAATCGTAGCAAAATCCAATTGTTCACGCAACTGAATTCTATTATTCTGATGACTCGGATTTAATCTAAGACTTATTAAAATCTGTTTGTAAAGATGCGCTTTCAGATTAGAAAGTTGAA
Protein-coding sequences here:
- the thrS gene encoding threonine--tRNA ligase; amino-acid sequence: MLKITLPDGSIREYEGAVTPLQVAQSISDGLARNTISAIVNGQQTEVETTITEDSTVQLLTWNDDMGKKAFWHSSAHLLAQAIMEFYPNAKLTIGPAIANGFYYDVDFGGEPLSEKDFEKLEKKILENAKKNSTFNLREVSKAEALKEYADNPFKTELIENLPDGEITFVTHDNFTDLCRGGHIPSTGIVKAVKILNAAGAYWRGDEKNPQLTRVYGISFPKQKELTEYLERLEEAKRRDHRKLGKELGIFAFSEKVGAGLPLWLPKGAALRKKLENFLSEAQKKQGYEFVISPHIGAKELYVTSGHWDKYGADSFQPIKTPNEGEEFLLKPMNCPHHCEIYKAQQWSYKDLPKRYAEFGTVYRYEQSGELHGLTRVRGFTQDDAHLFCTPDQLLQEFEKVIDLVLYVFGSLGFADFTAQISLRDPENREKYIGSDENWEKAENAIVTAAKSKGLKTVTEYGEAAFYGPKLDFMVKDALGRSWQLGTIQVDYNLPERFDLWYNGNDNEKHRPVMIHRAPFGSMERFIAILIENTAGDFPLWLSPEQFTILPISEKYADYAKKVSQLLENHDICGLIDDRNEKTGKKIRDAELKKLPFMLIVGENEENNGTISVRRRGEGDLGAMTVDAFISYFKEQAKPTFELGGNN